From the Apus apus isolate bApuApu2 chromosome 4, bApuApu2.pri.cur, whole genome shotgun sequence genome, one window contains:
- the MRPL43 gene encoding 39S ribosomal protein L43, mitochondrial: protein MTGRGSPSRFLAAVLHNGVGRYVRQLQRLQLLFSPTAADARGAREFVEEAALEFARKHPDVVLYISPRRGPAPLLLAEYLNGTVREELIASKTCEEIVQLATKLARQSGLDIVRIRKPFHTDNPSVQGQWHPLTNKPSALTVQGPRLRPQ from the exons ATGACGGGCCGCGGGTCGCCCAGCCGGTTCCTGGCCGCCGTCCTGCACAACGGCGTGGGCCGCTACGTGCGGCAGCTGCAGCgcctgcagctgctcttcagcccCACCGCGGCCGACGCCCGCGGCGCCAG GGAATTCGTGGAAGAGGCGGCGCTGGAATTTGCCCGGAAACACCCCGATGTCGTCCTCTACATCAGCCCCCGCCGCGGGCCGGCCCCGCTGCTGCTGGCCGAGTACC TGAACGGGACGGTGCGGGAGGAGCTGATCGCCAGCAAGACGTGTGAGGAGATCGTGCAGCTGGCCACCAAGCTGGCCCGCCAGTCCGGCCTCGACATCGTCCGCATCCGCAAGCCCTTCCACACCGACAACCCCAGCGTCCAGGGCCAGTGGCACCCCCTCACCAACAAGCCCTCCGCCCTCACCGTCCAGGGCCCGCGCCTGCGGCCCCAATAA